The Pseudomonas sp. GD03919 region CGCTTGTCTGCTGGTTTGCCGTAATCAACGGTCATTCCCTGGGGACGATCAGCACCGCTGCCTGGCTCAGTCTTGGTGTATTTGGCAGCCAACTGGTGTTTCTTGGGCTGTTCTTGTCCGGCCGCAACCTGCGTTATGACGACCCCAGCCTGACCGAAGCCCAGGTACTGGTGGCATTGGCCTGGCAGCCACTGGTGCTGGCGCAGTTCGACAGCGCGCGCGGCGTGATGATGATCTTCTACATGCTGATCCTGCTGTTCGGCGTCTTCCAGCTGACGCCGAAGGTGTTCGTGCGCTGTGCCATTTTCGCTTTCTTCGGTTTTGCGGCCATGCTCCTGTTCGAGGCTTATCGCATGCCGATGCTGGACTCGAGCATGGCCTGGCTGCAGGTGTGGGTGCTGTTCATCTTGCTGGTCTGGTTGTGTCTGTTTTCCAGTTATGTGCAGGCCATGCGCAAACGCATGCGCCAGCGCCGTTTTGCCCTGCAGGCGCATCAGGACACGCTGCGCGGGATGATGCGCCAACTCGAGGATCTGGTGGCCACCGATGAGCTGACCGGGTTATTCAACCGTCGTCATTTCCTGCGTGTGGCCACGCGTGAGCTGGAGCATACGGCGCCCGGAGGGCAGCACGGCCTGGCGCTGATCGATCTGGATCATTTCAAGCGAATCAACGATGCTCATGGCCATGCGGCGGGGGACCGGGTATTGCAGACCTTCGCTGCCGTGGCCCGTGCCTGTCTGCGCGAGAGCGACATCATTGCCCGCTACGGCGGTGAGGAGTTCGTGTTGCTACTGCCCAATACCGATGCCGATCAGTTCACTGCCTGCTGCGAACGGCTGCGCGAGGCGTTCGCCAAGGCCGAGCCGGTGGGCGTGAAGGTGGACAATCTCAGTCTCTCCGCCGGCATGACGCTGCTGGTTGCCGGTGACGATCTCGATGAAGCCCTGCAGCGTGCCGATCAGGCGCTGTACCAGGCCAAGCGCGGCGGACGCAATCGTTGCGATGCCAGCTGGGAGAAGGCGGGTGCCTGAACTGCGTGTGGGTGCCCTGCAGTTGCAGGTCGCCCAACAAACCAACTTGCTCGATGCCTTGCTCGGCGGCGGTGTGGCGGTGCCCTACAGCTGTCGCGCCGGCAGTTGTCACGCCTGTCTGGTGCGCTGCGTAGCCGGTGAGCCGCTGGATGGTCAGCCCGAGGCACTGGCGGCCGACAAGCGTGCCGAGGGCTGGCGCCTGGCCTGTCAGTGTCTGGTGGTCGGCGATCTGCGGGTCGAGCCTTTCGACCCACAGCGTGATGGCCTGTCCGCCCGAGTGATCGCGGTGAGTTGGCCCAGCCCGCAGGTTCTGCGTCTGCGTTTGCAGCCGGCCAAGCCGTTGCGCTATAGCCCCGGCCAGCATCTGCTGTTGTGGCATGAACACGGCGTTGCCCGACCTTATTCGCTGGCCAGCGTACCAGGGGTGGATGACTGCCTGGAGTTTCATATCGATTGTCGCCAGCCCGGCGCATTCTGCGATGCCGCGCGGCGCCTGCAGGTCGGCGACACGCTGCGCCTCGGCGAGCTGCGCGGTGGCGCTCTGCACTACGACCCGGACTGGCAGACTCGGCCACTCTGGCTGCTGGCTGCCGGCACCGGGCTGGCGCCGCTCTACGGGGTGTTGCGTGAAGCCTTGCGACAGGAGCACCAGGGCACCATCCGCCTGCTGCATGTGGCGCCTGAAGCTGCCGAGCACTACCTGGCCGGCGAGCTTCAGGCCCTGGCGGCGCAGCACACCAACCTGCAGGTCGAGCTGCTGACGACGGCGCAGTTGCCGGCTGCTTTGGCCGAACTGCGCCTTGTTTCCCGGCAGACCCTCGCCTTACTCTGCGGCCATCCTTCCACGGTCGACAGCTTCGCTCGGCGCCTGTACATGGCCGGGCTGCCGCGCAGCCAGATGCTGGCCGACGTCTTTCTCACCCGCGCGTAGGCTGTGCCGGTCAGGCTCGATGACGGTGCATGCGACGCACCCAGTGGAGCCCAGGCATGAGCGAACACATACACAGCCAACGCGACGGCGGTCTGTTGACCCTGCGCATGCAGCGCCCGGACAAGAAAAATGCGCTGACCCGCGCCATGTACGCCGCTATGGCCGACAGGCTCGACGAGGCTGAGCGTGACCCAAGCGTGCGTGTGGTGCTGCTGACCGGTGGCGAGGACTGCTTCACCAGCGGCAACGATGTCGCCGACTTCATTCAGGCGCCGCCGACCGGGCTGAACAGCGAAGTGTTCCAGTTCATGCGCGCGCTGTTCGAATTTCCCAAACCCGTGGTGGCGGCGGTGGCCGGCCCGGCGGTGGGCATCGGCACGACCTTGCTGCTGCATTGCGATCTGGTCTACGTCAGCCGTGATGCGCAGTTGAAAATGCCCTTCGTTAATCTTGGTCTGTGCCCCGAATATGGCTCCAGCCTGATTCTGCCGCGCTTGCTCGGGCACGCGCGCGCCGCCGAGTTGCTGTTGCTGGGGCAGGCGTTCACGGGCGAGCAGGCCGCAGCCTGGGGCATCGCCAACCAGGCACTGGACGGCGGTGCGGCGACGTTGAGCAAGGCGCGTGAGATGGCGCAGCGTTTTCTCGAGCTGGCGCCATCGGCGGTTGTCGACAGCAAGCGCCTGATGCGCGCGCCGGGGCGCGAGGAGTTGCGCAAGGTGATCGAGGAGGAGGGCGCGCTGTTCGGCCAACGCCTGCGTTCGCCCGAGGCCATCGAGGCGTTGACCGCATTCATGCAGCGCAGAAAGCCGGATTTCTCGCGCTTCGCCTAGGCTGCGCCCGCCTCAGAAAACACAAGGCCGCTCATCGAGCGGCCTTGTGCGTTCATAGGTGGCTTACACCATTTGATCGCCGACGTGGAGGATCTTCATGGTGTTGGTACCGCCGGTGCCGTGGTAGCTGTCGCCCTTGGTCAGGATGACCCAGTCACCCGGCTCGACCACGCCGCGCTTGAGCAACTCGTCCACCGCCGCCTGGCTGACCTTGTTCGCCGGCAGCGAGGCCGGGTCGAACGGCACGGTGTAGACGCCACGGAACAGCGCCACGCGGGCCTGGGCTTCGCGGTGCGGGGTGAAGGCGAAGATCGGGATCGACGAGCGGATGCGCGACATGATCAGCGGGCTGTAGCCACTCTCGGTCAGGCTGATGATGGCCTTGACGCCCGGGAAGTGGTTGGCGGTGTACATGGTTGCCAGGGCCACGCTCTCGTCGCAACGCTGGAACTGGCGACCGATGCGGTGGCTGGACTGCTTGCTGGTCGGGTGCTTCTCGGCGCCCAGGCACACGCGGGCCATGGCCTGCACGGCTTCGACCGGGTATTCACCGGCGGCGCTTTCGGCCGAGAGCATCACCGCATCGGTGTAGTCCAGCGCGGCGTTGGCCACGTCGGAGACTTCGGCGCGGGTCGGCATCGGGCTGTGGATCATCGATTCCATCATCTGCGTGGCGGTGATCACCGCTTTGTTCAGGCGACGGGCGTGGGCGATGATCTTCTTCTGGATGCCGACCAGCTCGGCGTCGCCGATTTCCACGGCCAGGTCGCCACGGGCGACCATTACTGCGTCACTGGCGCGAATCAGGCCGTCGAGGGCTTCGTCATCGGCCACAGCTTCGGCGCGTTCGATCTTGGCCACCAGCCAGGCGCTGCCGCCGGCTTCGGTGAGCAGGCGACGGGCGTAGTCCATGTCGGCGGCATCGCGCGGGAAGGACACAGCCAGGTAATCCAGATCCATTTCGGCAGCGACCTTGATGTCGGCCTTGTCCTTCTCGGTCAGCGCCGGTGCGGTGAGGCCGCCGCCGCGGCGGTTGATACCCTTGTTGTCCGACAGCGGGCCGCCGATCACCACGCGGCAATGCAGCTCGTCGGCGCCCTTGAGCTCGACGCGCATGACCACGCGGCCATCATCGAGCAGCAGTTCGTCACCGACGTCGCAGTCCTGAATCAGCGCCGGGTAGTCGATACCGACCACTTCCTGGGTGCCGGCGGTGCGCGAGTGGCTGGAGGAGAGACGGAACAGGTCGCCTTCCTTGAGCTCGATGCGCTTGTTCTCGAACTTGGCGATACGGATCTTCGGGCCTTGCAGGTCGCCGAGCAGGGCGACATGGCGGCCGTGCTTGGCAGCCAGTTCGCGTACCAGGGCAGCGCGGGCCTTGTGGTCGTCCGGTGTGCCGTGGGAGAAGTTCAGACGGGCCACGTCGAGACCGGCGAGGATCAGTTGCTCCAGCACTTCCGGCGAGCTGCTGGCCGGGCCCAGGGTGGCGACGATTTTGGTGCGGCGAAAGGTCATGCACGAACTCCCTATTCAACGATGGAGAGCAGGCTACTACGGCCTTTCGCTGTAGTCATTGTTGCCGTGCACTACCCTTTGCCATCGGGTTTGATCACCAGCAGGTCGCACTCGATACGTTCCAGCACGCGCTCTGCGGTATGACCGATCAGCAGGCTGTCCAGATGGCCACGGGCGATGATGCCCATCAGCAACAGACCGACTTTGTGCTGACGCACGAAGCGCGGGATGACTTCTTCGGCAAAACCGTCCAGCAGGTGGGCCTGTGCAGGGGCGATGCTGTGCTGGGCGATCAACTGGTCGAAAGCCTGGCGATGTTCGCGGCTGCATTGGCTCATGTAGTCTTCATATTCCTGCGCTACCTCGGCACTGAACAGCAACGAACGCGGCAGCGGCGCTTGTGCGTGCAGATAATGCGCCTGCATGTCCAGGGCACCTTCCAGCACCTGGCTGGTGCGTATCAGTTGATGATCGAGGGCGGCGGGTTTGTCGGCACTGTGCAGTGGATCGAGTGCCGCGCACAGGTTCTGGCCCAGAGGCTCGGCATCCTGTACCAGCCACAGCGGTACCGGGCAACGACGAATCAATTGCCAGCTGGTATCGCTCAGCAACAGGCGGCGCAGTGCACTGCTGGGCTGCGTCGAGGTGAAGAGGATGTCGGGTTGCAGCACGGCGACGCGGGCCAGGATCTCTTCGTGGCGCCGCTTGCCCCAGCGCACATCCACCTCGATCCTGAACCCCTCATCGCTCAGATGAGCGACGCTGGCGCGCAGCGCTTCGTGGTTTTGCCGCAGGATGCTTTCACGGGCGCGGTTGAGCATGTGGCTATCCAGCAAGCCGCCATCCAGGCTCGGGTGATAGTCGATCTGCAGCAGGTGCAGTTCGGCGCCGGTCTTGCGCGCCACGTCGGCTGCACGTTGCAGGGCGGGTTGTTGCGGATGCTCGGCGTCGATGACGACCAGCAGTCGTTGCAGGTTCATGGCTGCGTCCTCGTCTGGAATCTGTATTCGTATTACAGACCCTGTTGCGCCTGGCGTCATTGATATAGATCAGCGCATGCCGCCCTGGTGCCGAGGCCACAACAGCGGGTTCAGTTTTGTCCGGTGCTGTCGATACACTGCTCACTGGAGGACTTGCCCATGCGTACCCTGATCATTCTGGCCGTGGCCCTGGCTGCCACGGGTTGTACCCGCGTCTCGCTCGACCATCATCTGAACAACGCCTATCGCGCCTACAACGAAGGCGATTGTGCGCAGGTCGCGCTGGAGCTGTCGCAGGCCGAGCGCAAGAGCCGTTCGCGCAGTTATCTGCAGCCGGAGATTTCCCTGTTGCGTGGCCAGTGTCTGGAGCGTGAGAGCCTGTTCGTCGATGCCGCGCAGACCTACCAGTTCATTATCACGCGCTATCCGGCCAGCGAGTATGCCTATCGCGCCCGTGCCCGGCTGCAGACCCTGGAGCAGTTGGGTCACCACAGCCCTGCGCCTGCGGCCAAAGTCAGCCCGGCCGCACTCTGAACCTTTTGTCGCGGATATTTCTCGCCAGTGCGGCGGGGTATAAGCTGGCGCGTGTCTCTCACGGAGGATGAACATGCGCTACTGGTTGCTGATCGTGGCGCTGCTGCCGACTCTGGCCGCAGCGGAAATCTATCGCTGGACGGATGAACAAGGCCGCGTGCATTTCGGCCAGCGCCCCGTGGCCGGTGCTGAGACCGTACAGGTCAGGCCTCAGGTGGTCGAGCGTGATGCGCATACGCTCGAGCGTGAGGCGCGCAGCCAGCGTTTTTATGAAGCCCGTCGTGAGGAGGCGCAGCAGGCGGCAGCCGCCGCGTCTGCGCAACGTGAAGAGCGCGCCAGCGAATGCGGTGATCTGCGTCGGCGCCTGGCACAGATGCCCGAGGGGTACAGTTATTACCGTACGGACGCCAATGGCGAACGTATCTACTACAGTGATGAGGAAACCGACGCCGCTCGTCGCCAACTGCGTGAGCGGATAGCCCAACGCTGTGCTTGAGGGTGGTTTAGTGGCCAGAGTGGGGCCATACTCGAATCCTTTTGTAGCGATATGCCATCATGCGTAGCCAGCGCCGAATCGAACGCCACCAGTTGCCCTACTACCTGAAGGTGTTCAACCGCATCACCGACAAGCCGATGGGCTTCATCGGCAATGTCTCGCTCGACGGTCTGATGCTCATCAGCCAGTTGCCGATGCTGGTGGGGGCGCGTTTCGACATGCGTCTGAAGATTCCGGGCCAGCCAGGCATGCACTTCATCGATTTTTCTGCCAACTGCCAGTGGTGCCGTGAAGACCTCACGCCCGGTGTCTACGATTCCGGCTTCGCGCTGGTGGCGCCGCCTGCCGATTACGTCGAGATGATCGACGCCTTGCGTTACTACTTCAGTTTTCACGGCCTGCCGGCTTCGGCCTGACCTTCCCTGCGATTCAATGCACCGCCGGCGTGCGTGCCAGCTTGCGCAGGCGCTCACTCAGCTTCAGGCGCAAGCCGTCTTCGTCGCAGAACAACAGTGCGTGCTCCAGGTCGTAGCGCTCGCCTTGCGGGCAGTCGAGTTGCCGATATACGTCGGCGCGGGCCAGATGGTCGGCCAGCGCCGCTGGGCCAAGCAGCAGGACGCGCTCGGCGTCCTTGAGTGCCGCATCCGGGGTATCGTGCTGCATGTGCAGCATGCGCAGATTACGTGACAGGCGCCGCAGCATGGCCTGGGCGTCGGCCGTTTGCAGATGTTCGGCACTGAGTTCGGCGCCCGGGCCCAGCTGGCGATAGAGCTGATCACGGCAATCGCGCGTATACAGGCGGCGCCCGCCGCAGGGGTCGAGCAGATGGTCGGCGCCGGGGACGCGCAGCATGAAATGGCCGGGGAAGTTAACACCCTGCAAAGGAATCTCCAGGCGTCGCGCCAACTCCAGGGCGATCAGCGCCAGCGCCAGCGGCTGGCCACGTCGGCGGCGCAGCACTTCATGCAGCAGGGCATGGCGTGGGCGGGAGAGGCCTGCGTCGTCCTCCTGAAAATCCAGTTCGGCCAGCCGGCGTAGCAGCGGCTGGGCCAGTTCGCGAGCCGGCAGGACGGGTAATCCGGCGCTGACCTGCAACTGCAAACCGTGCAGATCATTCAGCACCTGCGCGGGCTGAAGCTCGGGATCATGTTCGGCGGCGACCCACAGTGCCGCCTCGAACAGGGCGGGAGGATCGCGTTGCAGGCACTGCAGGCAGGCTTGGCGTGGGCTCATCGCATTCTCCACAGACTTGTGCTGTTTTTAGCCGCTGGCAGGATCGTCGTCCAGTGGGCCTCTCCTATACTGAGGCGTGACATCAGACCCGGAGCGCAGCCATGTTCAGCATGATGCAAGCCGCCCAGCTCGAAGCTCTGCACCTGGCCGAGGATCCGGCCAGCGGCCTCAGGGTCGTTATCGCCATTCACAATACCCGCTTCGGGCCAGCGCTCGGCGGTTGCCGCTACCTGGCCTATGCCGATGAACAGAGTGCCATTGCCGATGCCATTCGCCTGGCTCAGGGCATGAGCTACAAGGCGGCGCTGGCCGGCATCGATCATGGCGGCGGCAAGGCGGTGATCATCCGTCCTGCGCATGTACCCAGCCGTGCCGCTGTGTTCGAAGCTTTCGGGCGCTTTATCGAAACCTTCAATGGACGCTACATCACCGCCATCGACAGCGGCACCTCCAGTGCCGACATGGACTGCATCGCCCAGTACACCAATCATGTCACCAGCACGACCCGGGAAGGTGACCCGTCGCCGCATACGGCGCTGGGTGTTTTTGCCGGGATTCGCACCACGGCTCAGGCACGTCTGGGCAGTGACGACCTGGAAGGTTTGCGGGTGGGCATACAGGGGCTGGGCAATGTCGGCTTCGCCCTGGCCGAAGCGCTGCATGCTGCCGGGGCCGAACTGCTGGTCAGCGATCTTGATGCCGGGCGTGTGCAACTGGCTGTCGAGCAACTGGGCGCGCATCCGGTTGCCTGCGATGCACTGCTCAGCACGCCATGCGACATCCTCGCGCCTTGCGGTCTGGGTGGCGTGCTGAATGCGCAGACGGTCGCCCACCTGCGCTGCGCAGCGGTGGCAGGGGCTGCCAACAATCAGCTGGCCAGCCCCGATGTGGCCGATCAGTTGGAAGCGCGGGGTATTCTCTACGCGCCGGATTACGTGCTCAATGCGGGCGGGCTGATCTACGTGGCGCTGCGTCATCGCGGTGAGGCGCTGGCGGCGATCACGGCGCACCTGGCGCAAATCAGTCAGCGGCTCATGGAAATCTACGCCCACGCCCAGGCTGAAAAACGCTCCCCGGCGCGCGTTGCCGACTACCTCGCCGAGC contains the following coding sequences:
- a CDS encoding universal stress protein, which gives rise to MNLQRLLVVIDAEHPQQPALQRAADVARKTGAELHLLQIDYHPSLDGGLLDSHMLNRARESILRQNHEALRASVAHLSDEGFRIEVDVRWGKRRHEEILARVAVLQPDILFTSTQPSSALRRLLLSDTSWQLIRRCPVPLWLVQDAEPLGQNLCAALDPLHSADKPAALDHQLIRTSQVLEGALDMQAHYLHAQAPLPRSLLFSAEVAQEYEDYMSQCSREHRQAFDQLIAQHSIAPAQAHLLDGFAEEVIPRFVRQHKVGLLLMGIIARGHLDSLLIGHTAERVLERIECDLLVIKPDGKG
- a CDS encoding PilZ domain-containing protein is translated as MRSQRRIERHQLPYYLKVFNRITDKPMGFIGNVSLDGLMLISQLPMLVGARFDMRLKIPGQPGMHFIDFSANCQWCREDLTPGVYDSGFALVAPPADYVEMIDALRYYFSFHGLPASA
- the pyk gene encoding pyruvate kinase is translated as MTFRRTKIVATLGPASSSPEVLEQLILAGLDVARLNFSHGTPDDHKARAALVRELAAKHGRHVALLGDLQGPKIRIAKFENKRIELKEGDLFRLSSSHSRTAGTQEVVGIDYPALIQDCDVGDELLLDDGRVVMRVELKGADELHCRVVIGGPLSDNKGINRRGGGLTAPALTEKDKADIKVAAEMDLDYLAVSFPRDAADMDYARRLLTEAGGSAWLVAKIERAEAVADDEALDGLIRASDAVMVARGDLAVEIGDAELVGIQKKIIAHARRLNKAVITATQMMESMIHSPMPTRAEVSDVANAALDYTDAVMLSAESAAGEYPVEAVQAMARVCLGAEKHPTSKQSSHRIGRQFQRCDESVALATMYTANHFPGVKAIISLTESGYSPLIMSRIRSSIPIFAFTPHREAQARVALFRGVYTVPFDPASLPANKVSQAAVDELLKRGVVEPGDWVILTKGDSYHGTGGTNTMKILHVGDQMV
- a CDS encoding SirB1 family protein codes for the protein MSPRQACLQCLQRDPPALFEAALWVAAEHDPELQPAQVLNDLHGLQLQVSAGLPVLPARELAQPLLRRLAELDFQEDDAGLSRPRHALLHEVLRRRRGQPLALALIALELARRLEIPLQGVNFPGHFMLRVPGADHLLDPCGGRRLYTRDCRDQLYRQLGPGAELSAEHLQTADAQAMLRRLSRNLRMLHMQHDTPDAALKDAERVLLLGPAALADHLARADVYRQLDCPQGERYDLEHALLFCDEDGLRLKLSERLRKLARTPAVH
- a CDS encoding DUF4124 domain-containing protein, which codes for MRYWLLIVALLPTLAAAEIYRWTDEQGRVHFGQRPVAGAETVQVRPQVVERDAHTLEREARSQRFYEARREEAQQAAAAASAQREERASECGDLRRRLAQMPEGYSYYRTDANGERIYYSDEETDAARRQLRERIAQRCA
- a CDS encoding sensor domain-containing diguanylate cyclase is translated as MSSMTRRGTQRSLQSLLLKRFAMAFATYVMMALVCWFAVINGHSLGTISTAAWLSLGVFGSQLVFLGLFLSGRNLRYDDPSLTEAQVLVALAWQPLVLAQFDSARGVMMIFYMLILLFGVFQLTPKVFVRCAIFAFFGFAAMLLFEAYRMPMLDSSMAWLQVWVLFILLVWLCLFSSYVQAMRKRMRQRRFALQAHQDTLRGMMRQLEDLVATDELTGLFNRRHFLRVATRELEHTAPGGQHGLALIDLDHFKRINDAHGHAAGDRVLQTFAAVARACLRESDIIARYGGEEFVLLLPNTDADQFTACCERLREAFAKAEPVGVKVDNLSLSAGMTLLVAGDDLDEALQRADQALYQAKRGGRNRCDASWEKAGA
- a CDS encoding Glu/Leu/Phe/Val dehydrogenase family protein — its product is MFSMMQAAQLEALHLAEDPASGLRVVIAIHNTRFGPALGGCRYLAYADEQSAIADAIRLAQGMSYKAALAGIDHGGGKAVIIRPAHVPSRAAVFEAFGRFIETFNGRYITAIDSGTSSADMDCIAQYTNHVTSTTREGDPSPHTALGVFAGIRTTAQARLGSDDLEGLRVGIQGLGNVGFALAEALHAAGAELLVSDLDAGRVQLAVEQLGAHPVACDALLSTPCDILAPCGLGGVLNAQTVAHLRCAAVAGAANNQLASPDVADQLEARGILYAPDYVLNAGGLIYVALRHRGEALAAITAHLAQISQRLMEIYAHAQAEKRSPARVADYLAERLLYDA
- a CDS encoding tetratricopeptide repeat protein; its protein translation is MRTLIILAVALAATGCTRVSLDHHLNNAYRAYNEGDCAQVALELSQAERKSRSRSYLQPEISLLRGQCLERESLFVDAAQTYQFIITRYPASEYAYRARARLQTLEQLGHHSPAPAAKVSPAAL
- a CDS encoding enoyl-CoA hydratase, whose translation is MSEHIHSQRDGGLLTLRMQRPDKKNALTRAMYAAMADRLDEAERDPSVRVVLLTGGEDCFTSGNDVADFIQAPPTGLNSEVFQFMRALFEFPKPVVAAVAGPAVGIGTTLLLHCDLVYVSRDAQLKMPFVNLGLCPEYGSSLILPRLLGHARAAELLLLGQAFTGEQAAAWGIANQALDGGAATLSKAREMAQRFLELAPSAVVDSKRLMRAPGREELRKVIEEEGALFGQRLRSPEAIEALTAFMQRRKPDFSRFA
- a CDS encoding iron-sulfur-binding ferredoxin reductase — its product is MPELRVGALQLQVAQQTNLLDALLGGGVAVPYSCRAGSCHACLVRCVAGEPLDGQPEALAADKRAEGWRLACQCLVVGDLRVEPFDPQRDGLSARVIAVSWPSPQVLRLRLQPAKPLRYSPGQHLLLWHEHGVARPYSLASVPGVDDCLEFHIDCRQPGAFCDAARRLQVGDTLRLGELRGGALHYDPDWQTRPLWLLAAGTGLAPLYGVLREALRQEHQGTIRLLHVAPEAAEHYLAGELQALAAQHTNLQVELLTTAQLPAALAELRLVSRQTLALLCGHPSTVDSFARRLYMAGLPRSQMLADVFLTRA